A region of the Pseudoliparis swirei isolate HS2019 ecotype Mariana Trench chromosome 21, NWPU_hadal_v1, whole genome shotgun sequence genome:
acagaggagagggaggaacagtCAATCACCACGTTTTCCCTGAAGGCGGCGACCCACGCATTTTCCTCCTCTATCGACCCGGCCATTACGACATCTTGTACAAATAACACTCCTAACCCCAGCCCACCTCATTCTCCTCCTGCTGTACGATACAGCtgtgggttaaaaaaaaaaaagcagccaCATTGATGAAGGATACATCTGTGTATGAGACTACACTCGTGTATTTGAACTAAATAAAAGATGAAATCACATTACATGTCTCCCTTACGCTTCTCGGCCCAAATTCCCAAGTCTACCCTCAGTCATCGTGACatggttaataaaaaaaatctttggaAAAAGTAGAAGTGAATCCAGGCATTTAGAGTTgtacaggttttttttattttcttttgtggTTGTAAATGTTATCTACTTGCTTTATGTTGGATTGTTTTCCTTTATTACACTGTGTTTCATTGAGTTTTATGAAAGGGATTTACATCttatctcttttattttttcttcttccttttggtTAGATTGACCGTAAAAGTACAATTCCTCTTGGCGAATGAAActaataaaacaatgaaattgTTAAGCAAAATTAAATGAGCCCCATCAATCCGTGCTGGCATGAATTCAACCTATACAACTGTATTAGTTACTTGTACCCATTGCGCATATTTATTGTGCTTTCATTATACAGCAACGATAATTTTTTACTGAAATTACTACAGCAGTTAACAGTTTGGGGTATACTTTGTTTACATCTGGATGTACACATGCGCAGGACGCGTCACAGCTGCTTGCGCAGCCCTCTTCAAAGATGATCGTCTACTAAAACAACAGACGCTAACTCGTTACCGGTTTCGCGGGCGCCGGTTTTCTCTGCTGCTTTTGCGACCGAGAGATGtgagcagagtgagaggtctgTCGCCGGAGGAGACCGAGGACAAGCGAAGGAGGAAAGATGTCTCCGTTTACGAAGTCGCTGACCTTGTCGGCCGGGAGGAGAGCGGCAGCCTGTGCAGTGCGGCGCCACTCCTCTCTCACAGGTGGGGTCAGTCGTCATGTTTGGCTGCACTCGCTGCACGCTTCTCGGTGTTGTGACAGTAACACATGGCGAAGCTCGGCAGTCAGATAGCTTAAGATAGCTAAAGGCTAGCTATAACGCTGGAGTGGTTATATATGAGTAGGTTAGTTACGTTACCGTCTGTTCAATCGCTTCTAACGTCTTCGTTTGACTTAAAAGTTTGTATTAACATCTTCACAAGGGGAGCATTTAATAACGGGACTGTAGTGTTTGTAGCTCTGCTTCACGTTCACTCGTGACCCGGCACTTACCATCTTACTATCATTTCAATGGGCGATTGAAACTTGAAAAGTTGAGTCGCTTCTAAGGACCCAAGACAATAATGTTATCAGAAAATATACACTtccggtcaaaagttttagatCACTTAAattttttccagtttttattgaaatgtacacagtTTAATTTATTAATGTACTCTGAAATTAAAGCGTAAAACAAATAAgcgaataaataaaagttattcCTATTGCAGAACAGCTGCAAGTTGTTAACCCATTAATTGTTCCCTGAAAAAGGCACTTTTGTATAACTCTGAAAtgaacattatttttcagtttttgctAACCAAAACTTAGCAGTTTGCCTCTGACCTTTGTCCcatttcaggttattcactTTAACTtcttacatttcaataaaaactgtaaACATGGGGGAAGTGTTCTAAATCTTTTTACTGGTAGTTTCTAAAATGAGCAACGACATATTAAATTGACAtatttcaaacaattttttaaaacaaagtcCCTCAAATAATGCCGAGCATGGAGCCACTCCGATAAGTTGCGTCCGTGTTTTCCTGCTGAAGTTCACTTCCGAACTCACAATCCCACCTGTGCTTCTGCCCAGCTGAGCTGATCGAAAACATGGACAAGAAAGCCACCTGGGACCGCTTCTACGCCGAGAGCAGCAGCGGGATGAGCGCCTTCAAGAACTTTGAGTGGTTCTTTGGCTTCGAGGCGGTCCGGGACTTCATCATGCCCCTCTTGCAGGCCGCGCCCCGCCCAGACGGCCTGCTCCAGGTCCTGGATATGGGCTGTGGCACCTCTGCTTTAGGGCCCTGCATTTACCGGCACTCTCCTCTCCCGGTCCGGGTCACCTGTGCAGACATCTCCCCCATAGCCGTGCGACTGATGCAGGAACAAGTCCGAGCCCAAGCCCTCCGAGCTCACAGTGCTTCCTCTCGGTTGGAGTTCGTGGAGCTGGACTGCACGCGGCTCCACACGCGCTACGGCGCTCGCAGCGTGGACCTCGTGGTGGATAAGGGCACCACGGATGCCTTGTTGAGGTCCAAGGCCGGGAAACGGAAGGCGGCTCTGGCGCTGCAGCAGTGTTTGACGGCGTTGAGGAGCTCCGGGTCTCTGCTCCAGTTCTCCGACGAAGACCCCGACGCCAGGCTGCTGTGGCTGGAGACGGAGGCGGGCGGGGTGGCGGCAGACGTCGGCGTGCACGAGGTCGGGGAGCTGCGGGGAATGACGTACTACTGCTACCGAGTGACTCCTCGCTCGATTGAGGAGAAACCTCCTTCATCTGGGTGGTTGTAATACTTCTACGTGTAATATAAAACGAGTTTTTCATGAGGCGCAGACACGACCCGGAACGTCGGAGCCACCTGGACCTCCACGGTCcggaactgagagagagagatccggCCCGAGTCAGACCGCGGAGACAAGAGATTCACTTGTTTAAAAGTAACCGGAAAGGGGGGGAAATATGATATTATAAAAGCTTTAATTTGTGTGTTAGAATTACTTTTGCAGAGCTGGCAACACAGAGCTTAATAAAGTCTGAGTCCGAACTTAAGATCCTCCAGTTTCTGGATCTCAAACCACTTCAACTATCTAGATGTTAGGGAGTCGGACTAGTGGGTCGGTGGTTCTGTTCGTCCCGGTCTCCTCTGGTCACTCCCCAGAGCTGCAGTCCCCAGACCAGCCACTAGATGTTCTCAGACTCTTGCCAGTCCTGGTCCCATGACGTCACCTGTCATCAGACCCTAGAACGCCTATAGATCCACTTTAATTAAACACCTGAATGGATTTTCTGCCTGCTTTCTCTACATTCGGGTCCAGTTTGGCGTTTCCTGAGTCGTGTCCGTGTTTTAGGAAACGTTGCAGCACCAACACCTCATCGTGTTGGTGCTGATGGAGTTGAGCAACACATCTGATAAGAGTGGTGTATTATGGGTTTGCACAACTCCGCACTGCTGCAGGCGTGTGAGGACCTCACCTGATGAACTCACCTGTCGGTATTAGAGTCTGCAGTCTCATCCTGCTGACAGCAGAGACtcggcgccctctagtggaccgGAACAGCAACTGTTTATGTTGTATTTGGGGATGCCACAATGGGAAAGTTCAATATGACAAAAGACATTCACCATTAATAAACACAATATCTGTAAtgcattttcttatttatttgattataataatttaggataggaatatataagcttttttttgtttctacctgcaccttttcagtctctgttttgtatattatgtgGAATCATATTGTATTGtcatgattgactgaataaaaatacacaacaagcacagtaatttttttattttttattcttcagCGCTTATGAATAAACATGACATAATGCTCACACATCAGCAGGTTTCTTAGCTTTCTAAAATGTAATTGTTGATTTGAAAATAGACAGAAATATGGAAAAAACCTAATATTGAGTTTGACATTACACCTTGCAGGAGTACACGTGATTCACCACGTCACAAAGCTCTGATTCAGTAGCGCCGCACTGATTCATCTCCAACGAGGCGCTCACAGCTTGTTGAGGAACAAGCTGAGGAAATCGgtcggctcctcttcctcaacctTCACCCCGGCATTCAGGCAGTAGGCCGGCGGGTTGAGCTGCCCGGGGTCCGAGATCCCCACCACGTTGTTGAAGAAGCTGGAAACCAGAAAGACgtaatgacatcatctcatATTCATGATTGACAGACGTCCCTCTGTCCTTCGCGCCCGTTGTGGAGGTGAACTCACTCAGGGGAACATGTACAGATTATTTAGGGGCAGTTTctgccccactgactgaaatccaggagcatttaaaaattggggacactttttgaaacttgtgaaataacatttaacctttgttcaaaaaataataaatatacttattgaggcttacaggatatgagatattgtcataaaaatggcaataataacaatattaggCTGTAATCTAcaaattaaaagtgttttctgagattattttaacaaaaaacaaacagaaaacataaatcagactcatatttgtattcttatttttttgtggttatttattgttattagatttttttaaacaattattatgaattataacttatttcttagcattaaaaaaatatatttagtgaTTTATTTGTTCTTTGTAAAAGAACAACGCTATTAAATATCAGAACTATTAGAGGACATGATGGGGGCATCTTTCGCCCCGCCTCGtcatatcaggggcaacatgatctttcttaggggcagttttgaccTTTGCCCTGGTGTGTTTCTGACTCACGTGGTCACCATCCATCCGAACTTCGGCGTGTGGTACACGGTGCTGATGGGAATACAACCGAATTCAGTCACCGTGCTCATGAACTTTCCTGTGAGGCCAGagatggaaaaagaaaatattaatagACCcgagatggatgatggatggatgatggatggatggatggttaaGGTAGACCTCCACGTGTTCTCTCACCTGCTTTCTCGGGCAGGTCTCCCATCCACGTGTTGACCAGCAGTCCTTGTCCGGGTCCAGACGAGCTGCCCAGAATAATCTGACCGGCCAGAGTCGCGTTCTTGGGGATGGCCATCGGCTGGAAGTCTCCCTTCAGAGGCATCTTCTTGCAGGTGCGGTCATGTTGGTTGATCTCATACATGAcacgctggtggaggaggatgacgattgcttatttttgtattaatttcACGTTTCTTCCacacttatatataatataatgatcTCCTGTGAACAGCAAGTCAATCGAGGAGGAAAGAGGGCGGGAGCAGCGTGTGATGAAGCACATGCCTGTGTGACCTGGAGGTTTCTTATGCTCATAAACCTGCTCGTCTGGTTGCGCTGCCACATCTAACTCGTGATTCATGTGCATTTATGAGTGAAAAGGAGTTTCAGTAtctcttaaaaagaaaatcactATGTTTCACCAAGATGCAACCCATATATATAAGTTTGAAACTAAGTTAAAGATACCCTGTGAATAGAACTATTTGAATAAATGTTGTACTAGAGATCTGTTTATGAACTTATGACTAACAACGTTGGTGTTGCATGGTTGTTTGGATTTCttttttgcttccttatttagaattatttttccttatggcccttcttggccagatgcatggttcatttttactttatttggatgttttattattattattattatacattcttacttttgagggttgtatttctgtaaaaataaataaaatatcaagtatataaaaaaataaaataaagaaaagagaggagttTTAATGCAGCGTATTACTGTCGAACGATTTGAtattaaatattagaatatctcTAAATTCTGCTCTTGCCATGTTGCATTAAATCTGTCTGTTCACACGACTACTTCCATTtactttatatattattttgatggAGACGGATTATTGCGGTTCCTGTGAACTCCAACACATCGACGTTTAAAATGCCTGATAAGCGAAGCACCGCTCCTCAAGTAAATCATTTGCAAGGTCCACATCAAATTTGTACTCCcataataatatagtataatataataatataagccCCTCTGCACTTCTCCATGGCAACTCGGCCCATAGCGGACATTAGAAAAATAAAGATACACACTTAAAAAAATGCGAATGTAATTTCACAATAGCGTTGTCCACATATGTTTGTGTTATGActataaagttaaaaaaagaagcaaaaatcACTTTTCATATGAAAATATCCATATTAATTAAGAAGAAAATGGAGACTTGAAAAGACTCTACGCAGGTCAACTATAcgttaaaatttaaaataagtcCCCTGAGGGCTCCTGTCCAATGATGACTCTTACtcctcgtgtgtgtgagacaacaCATCACTCATTCAATCCGACTGTGGGTTCATATTGCTCAGTGGGGTCACATGTATTTGCCTCTGAGTGCTTCTAATTCAACAAAAGGGTTATTGTTCATCTTTTCTCGGTGCCAGCGGTCACCTCTTTGTAGAGCAGCAGAGCGTCGTAGGTGAAGGACTTATTCTCGTACGCGCCGATCTCCATCACCCGGATCCGCTGGCCCAGAGCATCGTACAGGTACTTGGCGCCGGTCCACAGCTTCTCATTCTGTGTGGactggagagaagagagagagggagagagagagggatgacatCGCCCTCTTTCACACAGTCACTCTGCTTTGTGACGCtgtgggtagcaggtctgtccttcattcagggggttggcgggttcaatccccgccctagtcgatgtgtccttgagcaattAACCCTGAATGTCTCCCTGCAGCAATAACAATGTGAAGTCACTTGACTCACCACGGTGAGGTCTCCGCTCAGAAGGCGAGGACTCGCTGTgttgagggagaagaggagcgacgtcacacacacatttacataagTCTCATTCAGCATTGGACACAGTTGCCGTGAACCGTTTTCACTTTTATCACTATTATTATGACTCACTTCATGTCggacaagagacaaacacactttCGATCTTCCGTGTGTTCAACAAATGGGAAATTGTCAATAAAGACGACGTTGAGCATTGAGGAAAGAATACGATGTCGTGAGAAAGAAGAGATGAGTTGTACTTACAGCACGGGTGAGGCCTCTGGGCCAGGCAGCCTGCCAGGAGGCACGTTACCACCACAAGGAGCTGCATATTCAGGActccacacacacgctcacacacactccacacacactctggtgcTTGAAAGGAGGGCTGCTTccttataaacacacactcaggctTCAGGAGGAAGTCCTGCCTCCTGGGTTTATGTTCCACCCCGCTGCTCTCGTGGGTGAAAAGCTGATCTAGATTAAAAAAAGCCATATACACACCTCTCCCTGCAGAGGAGGTGCACTTTATGTTccctctaataataataataataatgatgcatTTTATTGGTATTACGCTTTAATAAGGTGATCACATGAGAGCAGAATCGATAAATCAATAACAAGAGAGATTAAAAACCacgagaaacaaaaacacacatatctATCATCACAGGTTAAAAGCTGGTTGTTAAAATAGTCTAAAGTGCAGAGTTGGTGGAGAGaattccagagggaggggcgatagaggaggacccccccccccccacccccccagagGGGGCCTACACATGATCATTTGCATGttaatactagtgctgtgaaaaataacgcgttaactcagttaatccaattacaggtttaactagttattttttttaaacgcatttaacgcatgcgcagaatgagcttccaatccgtctgttgttggtcgttgggacgaaaaaaaagtcacttgcaaaatgagcttccaatgcaccacttcaatctgaactctg
Encoded here:
- the cskmt gene encoding citrate synthase-lysine N-methyltransferase CSKMT, mitochondrial → MSPFTKSLTLSAGRRAAACAVRRHSSLTAELIENMDKKATWDRFYAESSSGMSAFKNFEWFFGFEAVRDFIMPLLQAAPRPDGLLQVLDMGCGTSALGPCIYRHSPLPVRVTCADISPIAVRLMQEQVRAQALRAHSASSRLEFVELDCTRLHTRYGARSVDLVVDKGTTDALLRSKAGKRKAALALQQCLTALRSSGSLLQFSDEDPDARLLWLETEAGGVAADVGVHEVGELRGMTYYCYRVTPRSIEEKPPSSGWL
- the epdl1 gene encoding ependymin-like 1, coding for MQLLVVVTCLLAGCLAQRPHPCSSPRLLSGDLTVSTQNEKLWTGAKYLYDALGQRIRVMEIGAYENKSFTYDALLLYKERVMYEINQHDRTCKKMPLKGDFQPMAIPKNATLAGQIILGSSSGPGQGLLVNTWMGDLPEKAGKFMSTVTEFGCIPISTVYHTPKFGWMVTTFFNNVVGISDPGQLNPPAYCLNAGVKVEEEEPTDFLSLFLNKL